A portion of the uncultured Draconibacterium sp. genome contains these proteins:
- a CDS encoding glycosyl hydrolase family 28 protein, translated as MKKIVIIQLFLLVSVWGFAEIKQYNVTNWGIIGDSKTLNTEALQAIIDKVSFEKGGQVVFPKGIYLTGSLRLKSNVHLYFEKEAVLLGSTNLYDYEEVQMPGRPTQGDRDDNSQMALLVAYKAKNFSISGKGRIDGQGRALALNIDSLHHIGEQIDPKYNVKRMRPHETARPKLFRFSMCENIMITGLELQNSACWGLSFELCHNLKIDHIKVLNRAYWNNDGMDITDCQNVSVTNCNVNSADDGICLKSYYPDFANDSIYIANCTIRTSASAVKFGTASYGGFKNVKIENVKVYDTFRSAIAIESVDGGDIENIEVSNVIAENTGNPIFIRLGHRAGEKPGTIKNIYIHDMKCQVPFGRPDTDYDMRGPAVSFFHNPLPSPIAGIPGHNIENVRIENVEISYPGRASKGMAYVPLSRLEQVPEKIRDYPEFSMFYELPSWAFYVRHVKNISFKNVTLKLDDSDFRPAFVFDEVEGIEMNEVNLPAEMKGQLVFKNAEDRKLDSQLDKQELEIN; from the coding sequence ATGAAGAAAATAGTAATAATTCAGCTCTTTTTATTAGTCTCGGTTTGGGGATTTGCTGAAATCAAACAATACAATGTGACTAATTGGGGGATTATTGGTGATAGTAAAACTCTCAATACGGAAGCACTTCAGGCAATTATTGATAAAGTAAGTTTTGAAAAAGGTGGCCAAGTCGTTTTCCCAAAGGGGATATATCTAACCGGTAGTTTAAGGTTAAAATCGAATGTTCACTTGTATTTCGAGAAAGAAGCGGTTTTGTTGGGTAGCACAAATCTTTATGACTATGAAGAGGTTCAAATGCCAGGTAGACCTACCCAGGGAGACCGCGATGATAATTCGCAAATGGCATTATTGGTAGCTTATAAAGCCAAAAACTTTTCCATTTCAGGTAAAGGTAGAATTGATGGACAGGGCAGAGCTTTGGCATTAAACATTGATAGCCTGCACCACATTGGCGAACAAATCGACCCAAAATACAATGTGAAGCGAATGCGTCCGCACGAAACGGCGCGCCCAAAATTATTCCGTTTTTCCATGTGTGAAAATATTATGATTACAGGTTTGGAACTACAAAACAGCGCATGCTGGGGGCTTTCGTTCGAGCTTTGCCATAATTTAAAAATTGACCATATAAAAGTGCTGAACCGGGCTTATTGGAACAACGATGGCATGGATATTACCGATTGCCAAAATGTAAGCGTTACCAACTGCAATGTAAATTCTGCCGACGATGGAATTTGTTTGAAATCGTATTATCCCGATTTTGCCAACGATAGTATTTACATCGCTAATTGTACCATCCGCACCAGTGCCAGCGCCGTTAAATTTGGAACAGCATCATACGGTGGTTTCAAAAATGTAAAAATCGAAAATGTTAAGGTTTACGATACCTTTCGCTCTGCCATTGCCATCGAATCGGTTGATGGAGGCGATATTGAGAATATTGAGGTTTCAAACGTAATAGCTGAAAACACCGGAAATCCAATTTTTATTCGCCTTGGGCACCGTGCGGGCGAAAAGCCCGGAACAATAAAAAATATCTACATCCACGATATGAAATGCCAGGTACCATTTGGCAGACCCGATACCGATTACGACATGCGTGGCCCGGCAGTTAGCTTTTTTCATAACCCTCTGCCATCGCCAATTGCTGGTATTCCGGGACACAATATCGAAAACGTTCGCATTGAAAACGTAGAAATAAGTTATCCGGGGCGTGCTTCAAAAGGAATGGCTTATGTACCGCTAAGCCGTTTGGAGCAGGTGCCTGAGAAAATAAGGGACTATCCCGAGTTTTCCATGTTTTACGAGCTGCCATCGTGGGCATTTTATGTGCGCCATGTAAAAAACATCAGCTTTAAAAATGTTACGCTAAAACTAGACGATTCCGATTTCCGCCCTGCATTTGTTTTTGATGAAGTAGAGGGGATTGAGATGAATGAGGTCAATCTGCCTGCAGAAATGAAGGGTCAATTGGTTTTTAAAAATGCTGAAGATAGAAAGTTGGATTCGCAACTTGATAAACAAGAATTAGAAATAAATTAG
- a CDS encoding GH92 family glycosyl hydrolase: protein MKRLNNQNILALIIVIALVAFTACNQKTEKNQKDTIQPLELVYNQLDTENSRWFLFSSACRPFGMVNLSPDTQIGGAWGSGYRYLTDTVKGFSHIHAWQLSGLSVMPVSLTKENKETIFTNFYSHFSHDTEKVSPGYHYLNLDRYNIDAEITSTTRVGFHKYTYRGNGKPALLLNLNTLLGPCENMDGVLHKTGQNFVSGEVTNAPTRRRPKTTKVFFKIESDVKIVDVTRDKETGNYLLSFEQTVKQIQLKAGISYTSIENAATNIQTELAGWDFESVVAESKNEWNELLNRIQIKGGTETQQKRFYTDLWHGLQGRRIISDANGAYPDYTGDGLRVGQIQLGENGKPKFNHYNSDAFWGAQWTINTLWGLVYPEVYKEFVQSLMLYYKDGGMVPRGPSGGNYTYVMTGASATPFVVSAIQKGIVTDDLEEIYQALKKGHMPGGIMAKAGYEHETELGGGLDYYINNGWVPHPIPEGKFGYHQDGASLTMEYAYQDWTLAQLAKKLGHSKDYEYFMKRSENYKNIYDKETTWMRPRDVNGKWLEDFDPYNYEHGFNESNGAQSTWFVPHDLIGLAELMGGKEKAVEKLNQQFETAEEINFTSGTSHDKELHPEYKRIPINYGNQPSIQTAFIFNKLGRPDLSQYWARKVVDKAFSGFSPASGYNGDEDQGLMGSLAVLMKIGLFQMTGGTEDNPEYQIGSTVFDEVKINLSNGNTLLIKTENNSAESYKVNSAIFNGNKLESLVLKHEDFLEGGELVLLMENL from the coding sequence ATGAAACGCTTAAATAATCAAAACATACTAGCCTTAATTATTGTGATAGCATTAGTTGCTTTTACAGCATGCAATCAAAAAACAGAAAAGAATCAAAAAGATACAATTCAGCCATTAGAACTCGTATACAACCAACTGGATACTGAAAACTCGCGCTGGTTTTTGTTTTCATCGGCTTGCCGCCCCTTTGGAATGGTAAACTTAAGCCCTGACACCCAAATTGGAGGTGCATGGGGAAGTGGTTACCGTTACCTAACCGACACGGTAAAAGGTTTTAGCCACATTCACGCATGGCAATTGTCTGGTTTGTCGGTTATGCCAGTCAGTTTAACGAAAGAAAACAAGGAAACTATCTTTACTAATTTCTATTCGCACTTTAGCCACGATACCGAAAAGGTTTCTCCCGGTTATCATTATTTGAATTTAGACAGATACAACATTGATGCAGAAATTACCAGCACCACACGCGTTGGTTTTCATAAATATACTTATAGAGGCAATGGCAAGCCTGCATTGTTGCTAAATCTGAATACACTGCTTGGTCCATGTGAAAATATGGATGGTGTTTTGCATAAAACGGGTCAGAATTTCGTTTCAGGAGAAGTAACAAATGCTCCAACCCGCCGCCGTCCAAAAACAACCAAGGTATTTTTTAAGATTGAATCGGATGTGAAAATTGTTGATGTTACGAGAGATAAAGAAACGGGAAATTACCTTTTAAGCTTTGAGCAAACAGTCAAACAGATTCAACTAAAAGCAGGAATATCTTACACTTCAATAGAAAACGCTGCAACCAATATTCAAACAGAACTGGCTGGCTGGGATTTTGAAAGCGTAGTGGCTGAATCGAAAAATGAATGGAACGAGCTTTTAAATCGTATTCAAATTAAAGGTGGAACGGAAACCCAACAAAAACGTTTTTACACCGATTTGTGGCATGGTTTGCAAGGTCGTCGCATTATTAGTGATGCCAATGGTGCTTATCCCGATTATACCGGCGATGGATTGAGAGTTGGTCAAATTCAGCTTGGAGAAAATGGCAAACCTAAATTCAACCATTATAATTCAGATGCTTTTTGGGGCGCACAATGGACAATTAATACCCTTTGGGGCTTGGTTTATCCCGAGGTTTACAAGGAATTTGTACAATCTTTAATGTTGTATTACAAAGACGGAGGTATGGTGCCACGTGGCCCATCGGGTGGAAATTACACCTATGTAATGACCGGAGCTTCGGCAACGCCATTTGTGGTTAGCGCCATTCAGAAAGGAATTGTAACCGATGATTTGGAAGAGATTTACCAGGCTTTGAAAAAAGGCCATATGCCCGGTGGGATTATGGCAAAAGCCGGTTACGAACACGAAACTGAACTTGGTGGTGGTTTAGATTATTACATCAATAACGGTTGGGTGCCACATCCAATTCCAGAGGGGAAATTTGGTTATCATCAGGATGGTGCAAGTTTAACCATGGAATATGCCTATCAGGACTGGACTTTGGCACAACTGGCAAAGAAATTGGGGCATAGCAAGGATTACGAATACTTTATGAAGCGTTCGGAAAACTACAAGAATATTTACGATAAAGAAACGACCTGGATGCGCCCACGTGATGTAAATGGCAAATGGCTGGAAGATTTCGATCCCTACAATTACGAGCATGGGTTTAACGAATCAAATGGAGCACAATCAACCTGGTTTGTACCACACGACTTAATTGGCTTGGCAGAACTAATGGGAGGCAAAGAAAAGGCCGTTGAAAAACTAAATCAGCAATTCGAAACTGCCGAAGAAATAAACTTTACCTCTGGTACCTCGCACGATAAAGAACTACATCCTGAGTACAAACGCATTCCGATAAACTACGGTAACCAACCATCCATTCAAACCGCATTTATTTTTAATAAGCTTGGGCGTCCCGACCTGTCGCAATATTGGGCACGCAAAGTGGTTGATAAAGCCTTTTCAGGCTTTTCACCTGCAAGTGGTTACAACGGCGACGAAGACCAGGGATTAATGGGAAGCTTAGCCGTATTAATGAAAATTGGTCTGTTTCAAATGACGGGAGGAACAGAAGACAATCCGGAATACCAGATTGGCAGCACTGTTTTTGATGAGGTGAAAATTAATCTTTCAAATGGGAATACTTTATTGATTAAAACCGAAAATAATTCTGCAGAAAGCTACAAGGTTAATTCCGCAATTTTTAATGGTAACAAACTCGAAAGTTTGGTATTGAAACATGAAGATTTTCTAGAGGGTGGAGAGTTGGTGTTACTGATGGAGAATTTATAA
- a CDS encoding glycoside hydrolase family 43 protein: protein MKFKLLGLLLIAIFGGCKQESDVLFFASFRGNGEDGLHLAYSEDGYKWTVLNKDSTFLIPKVGESVLMRDPCVITGPDKKFHMVWTTGWNEHGIGYANSEDLVNWSEQIYIPVMEHEEKALNCWAPEIVYDDIKEQYMIYWSTTIPGRFPETKGSGGNKYNHRMYYVTTKDFQKFSETKLFYEYGFNVIDGTILKLKKNEFVMFLKDETKVPNVEKNIRWTTASNIEGPYSKPSAPITGDYWAEGPTCAKVGDKYIVYFDKYEVGKMGAVESTNLKDWKDISDKVSFPQGTRHGTVFKVPAKIAKNIISAYK from the coding sequence ATGAAATTCAAATTATTAGGATTATTATTAATTGCGATTTTCGGGGGCTGCAAGCAAGAATCTGATGTGTTGTTTTTCGCATCGTTTCGAGGGAATGGTGAAGATGGTTTACATTTAGCGTATAGCGAGGATGGTTATAAATGGACTGTATTAAACAAAGATTCAACTTTTTTGATTCCAAAAGTAGGAGAGAGTGTTTTAATGCGAGACCCGTGTGTGATAACTGGTCCTGACAAAAAATTTCATATGGTATGGACTACCGGTTGGAATGAACACGGAATTGGTTATGCTAATTCAGAAGACTTGGTAAACTGGTCGGAGCAAATTTACATTCCGGTGATGGAGCACGAAGAAAAAGCATTAAACTGCTGGGCACCCGAAATTGTTTATGATGATATTAAGGAACAATACATGATTTATTGGTCAACGACTATCCCTGGGCGATTTCCTGAAACCAAAGGCTCGGGAGGCAATAAATACAACCACCGAATGTATTATGTAACCACCAAAGACTTTCAGAAATTTAGCGAAACAAAGCTTTTCTACGAATATGGTTTTAATGTTATCGACGGCACCATTTTGAAACTAAAAAAGAATGAGTTTGTAATGTTTCTGAAAGATGAAACGAAGGTGCCAAATGTCGAGAAAAACATCCGTTGGACAACTGCATCAAATATCGAGGGGCCATATTCCAAACCATCGGCACCAATTACAGGCGATTACTGGGCAGAAGGTCCTACTTGTGCAAAAGTAGGAGATAAGTACATTGTGTATTTCGACAAATATGAAGTAGGAAAAATGGGAGCTGTAGAATCAACAAACTTAAAAGATTGGAAAGATATCTCTGATAAAGTTTCCTTTCCTCAGGGCACCCGGCATGGAACAGTGTTTAAAGTGCCTGCAAAGATTGCAAAAAATATTATTTCAGCATATAAATAG
- a CDS encoding response regulator, translating to MKQLKITSPIRFLLFLSLLVFSMNSNAQELRFKTLTVNDGLTQHDVSCIFQDSQGFIWIGTYDGLNRFDGLKVKNFVSETDNPESLSSNRILCLFEDSKKRIWIGTDGSGLNYYSLTTEKFVRIETPERFNIIKHIAENDKGEIFVATGNGILKLTDADQPALEILQLPLTGITVNHILNTNENGTFFATDHGIWQMKGNNCKQLTEFGNSIFRHFAKDVNDNIWATGDYRLLIFEPRTKQLIQKPNLLENINIRTLCSSKNSSIWLGTMNSGLVEIDALNYKIKNKFTASFFQSRSLMSNTVMALFLDNSNTLWVGNRKGTCYANLTQKKFESIPLINLENISPRPHVRNLFIDGDNIYISSLTQGSILYSQKTQQYKKLLDAKNNDAHCFNKFNGKIHIGGNNGVFVSSGSDYSFTKKKFRNDNGRFVLGQTYSMCQDANATIYYGTTNGLVVETKDNVFRAHNKFKQADILKELRIWSLYYDKLDNCVWMGTISHGLYKMNLTDKGDFLSLEVFNKSLQGNYHISNNTIWCFYKDPNNNLWIGTDAGLFMRAHNRENFTQIEKKGIKDRKIMGIEEDAAGNFWLANSRGLIFFNPIKNETRAYNYNDGLNTNTLTEAVGKTDDGILFFGGINGVNFFNPSEIKDNPYPANIAISDFRIHNISIVPGQNYFGRKVLNESINLTKKVTLNHKQNNFFFEFAGTNYANSSENTFKYKLDGYDDNWINTTSKYRFATYSNLKQGTYTFNVNAANHDGFWSNTPKQIEIEILPPPWLSIWAYIIYFVLFGGIASVILYFVINRQRMQHQMELEHVQHKKDKEINELKLIFFTDIAHEFKTPLSLIIGPLNDLIENKLSPEHRDFCYKIVSRNTKRMMFLVNQLLDFRKINANKNILKVTQSNLAEFLNQTVKAFLWQAKNEGIDFRIIAPTSFKCFFDRDIIEKVTYNLLSNAFKYTPENGIVEIEVKPIWKQDQQVADIIIRDSGKGIPDEQKNKIFERYFHGKDRLSSGIGLHLSNNLIKAHKGEINVADSRFGGTEFIVSIPVAENNYEQHEFFESGELKTITDEIRTPQEMPHEESTGEKERILIVEDDHDLRAYLKNILQNQYSVLEATNGIKGLKVATNKLPDIIISDVMMPEMDGIEMCKELKKNSETSHIPILMVTAKTAEEQQKEGLEAGAWDYISKPFNTQALTMKIENILETRNKFKDYLISQDITVEVKKHYTPFDQKLITRATKIVEERISEPNFSVEDFAMEIGLSRMQLHRKLKTLVGQTTTGFINHIKILHATKLFDEGCDRINEAMDAVGISSYSHFNTLFKKANGKSASDYIAERNGGVKENP from the coding sequence TTGAAACAACTAAAAATAACATCTCCCATAAGATTTTTGCTTTTCCTGAGCTTGTTGGTATTCTCGATGAATAGTAATGCTCAGGAATTGCGTTTTAAAACCTTAACCGTAAACGATGGCTTAACTCAGCACGATGTTAGTTGTATATTTCAAGACAGCCAGGGATTTATATGGATTGGCACCTACGATGGGTTAAACCGTTTTGACGGCTTAAAGGTTAAGAACTTTGTTAGTGAAACTGATAACCCTGAGAGTTTATCGAGTAACCGAATTTTATGTTTATTCGAGGATTCGAAAAAACGAATTTGGATTGGAACAGATGGAAGCGGATTAAATTATTATTCTTTAACCACCGAAAAGTTTGTTCGGATTGAAACTCCAGAGCGTTTCAACATTATAAAACACATTGCTGAAAACGATAAAGGCGAAATTTTTGTTGCCACCGGTAATGGCATCCTCAAACTAACAGATGCCGACCAACCCGCACTTGAAATTTTGCAGCTACCTCTTACCGGAATAACTGTAAACCATATTCTGAACACAAACGAAAACGGAACTTTCTTTGCCACCGACCATGGAATTTGGCAAATGAAAGGTAATAATTGCAAACAGTTAACTGAATTTGGAAATAGTATTTTTCGACACTTTGCTAAAGATGTTAACGATAACATTTGGGCTACAGGAGACTACAGATTACTAATTTTTGAACCTCGCACAAAACAGCTTATTCAAAAGCCAAACTTATTAGAAAACATAAATATCCGCACACTGTGTAGTTCAAAAAACAGTAGTATTTGGTTAGGAACAATGAATAGCGGATTGGTTGAAATTGACGCCCTAAACTATAAAATAAAAAATAAATTCACTGCTAGTTTTTTCCAGTCAAGAAGCTTGATGAGCAACACAGTTATGGCTCTTTTTCTTGACAATTCGAACACCCTGTGGGTTGGTAACCGAAAAGGAACTTGTTATGCCAATTTAACCCAAAAGAAATTTGAATCGATTCCTTTAATAAACCTTGAAAATATATCGCCTCGCCCCCATGTTCGTAATTTATTTATCGATGGCGACAACATTTATATTAGCAGTTTAACACAAGGAAGTATTCTATATTCCCAAAAAACGCAGCAGTACAAAAAGCTATTAGATGCAAAAAACAATGACGCACATTGTTTTAATAAATTCAATGGTAAAATTCATATTGGTGGCAACAATGGAGTCTTTGTCAGTAGTGGCTCCGATTATTCATTTACAAAAAAGAAGTTTAGGAATGATAATGGTCGTTTTGTGTTGGGACAGACTTATTCGATGTGTCAGGATGCAAATGCAACCATTTATTATGGCACTACCAACGGACTTGTTGTTGAAACAAAAGACAATGTATTTAGAGCCCACAACAAATTTAAACAAGCCGATATTTTAAAAGAGCTTCGGATTTGGAGTTTGTATTACGACAAATTGGACAATTGTGTTTGGATGGGAACCATATCGCATGGTTTGTATAAAATGAACCTTACCGACAAAGGTGATTTCCTTTCGTTAGAAGTATTTAACAAGTCGTTGCAAGGTAATTATCACATATCGAATAATACAATTTGGTGTTTTTATAAAGACCCGAATAACAACCTGTGGATTGGAACCGATGCCGGGCTGTTTATGAGAGCACACAACCGGGAAAACTTCACTCAAATAGAGAAGAAAGGAATAAAGGATAGAAAAATAATGGGTATTGAAGAAGATGCTGCCGGCAATTTTTGGTTAGCCAACTCGCGGGGGTTAATATTCTTTAATCCAATAAAAAATGAAACAAGGGCCTATAACTACAACGACGGACTAAATACAAATACCTTAACCGAAGCTGTTGGAAAAACCGACGACGGAATTCTGTTTTTTGGAGGGATAAACGGGGTTAACTTTTTCAATCCATCGGAAATAAAAGACAATCCCTACCCGGCCAATATTGCCATATCCGATTTTAGAATTCATAATATCAGTATTGTTCCAGGACAAAACTATTTTGGTCGAAAAGTCCTGAATGAGTCTATAAATCTCACAAAAAAAGTTACATTAAATCATAAACAAAATAATTTCTTCTTTGAATTTGCCGGAACCAATTATGCCAATTCATCTGAAAATACTTTCAAATATAAATTGGACGGTTACGATGATAATTGGATAAACACCACAAGTAAATACCGATTTGCGACTTATTCCAATTTAAAACAAGGCACCTATACTTTTAACGTAAATGCAGCTAATCACGATGGTTTCTGGAGCAACACTCCAAAGCAAATCGAAATTGAAATACTTCCTCCCCCGTGGCTTTCAATTTGGGCTTACATTATTTATTTTGTTTTATTCGGAGGTATTGCTTCTGTTATTCTTTATTTCGTTATTAACAGGCAACGCATGCAGCACCAAATGGAGCTCGAACATGTTCAGCATAAAAAAGACAAAGAGATTAACGAATTAAAATTAATTTTCTTTACCGATATTGCCCACGAGTTTAAAACACCCCTTTCGTTGATTATTGGTCCATTAAACGATTTAATTGAAAATAAATTAAGCCCCGAACATCGCGATTTTTGCTACAAAATAGTATCGCGCAACACAAAACGCATGATGTTTCTGGTAAACCAATTACTGGATTTCAGAAAAATAAATGCCAATAAAAATATCTTAAAAGTTACCCAAAGCAACCTTGCTGAATTTCTTAACCAGACCGTAAAAGCATTTTTATGGCAGGCAAAAAACGAGGGCATCGACTTTAGAATAATCGCCCCAACATCGTTCAAATGTTTTTTCGATAGAGATATAATTGAAAAAGTTACCTACAATTTACTTTCAAATGCATTTAAATACACACCTGAAAACGGGATTGTTGAAATTGAAGTAAAACCAATTTGGAAGCAAGACCAACAGGTTGCAGATATTATTATTCGCGATAGCGGTAAAGGCATTCCTGATGAACAAAAGAATAAAATTTTCGAACGCTATTTTCATGGCAAAGACCGCCTTTCTTCGGGTATTGGACTTCATTTAAGCAACAACCTGATAAAGGCACACAAAGGCGAAATAAATGTTGCAGACAGCCGCTTTGGGGGAACTGAATTTATTGTTTCAATCCCCGTTGCAGAGAACAATTATGAGCAACATGAATTTTTCGAATCAGGAGAATTGAAAACTATCACTGATGAAATTCGGACTCCGCAGGAAATGCCACATGAAGAAAGCACAGGTGAAAAAGAACGTATATTAATAGTTGAAGACGACCACGATTTACGGGCTTATCTTAAAAATATTTTACAGAACCAATACTCTGTTTTAGAAGCTACAAATGGAATAAAAGGACTAAAGGTGGCTACAAATAAACTCCCCGACATTATAATTTCTGATGTGATGATGCCGGAAATGGATGGGATTGAAATGTGTAAAGAATTAAAAAAGAATAGTGAAACATCACATATTCCTATTTTAATGGTAACTGCCAAAACCGCCGAGGAGCAGCAAAAAGAGGGTCTTGAAGCTGGTGCCTGGGATTATATTTCCAAACCGTTCAACACCCAGGCGCTTACAATGAAGATTGAAAACATCCTGGAAACCAGAAACAAATTCAAGGATTATTTAATATCTCAGGATATTACCGTTGAAGTAAAAAAACATTACACGCCTTTCGACCAAAAACTAATTACCCGGGCAACCAAGATTGTGGAAGAAAGAATTAGTGAGCCCAATTTCTCGGTAGAAGATTTTGCCATGGAAATTGGATTAAGTAGAATGCAACTGCATAGGAAGTTAAAAACCCTGGTAGGGCAAACAACCACAGGCTTTATAAACCACATTAAAATACTTCACGCCACTAAATTATTCGACGAAGGTTGCGACCGCATAAACGAAGCAATGGATGCAGTAGGAATCAGTAGTTACTCCCATTTCAACACCTTGTTCAAAAAGGCTAATGGTAAGTCGGCTTCTGATTATATTGCCGAGAGGAATGGTGGAGTTAAAGAAAATCCTTAG
- a CDS encoding Gfo/Idh/MocA family oxidoreductase, with the protein MNNTSRRNFLKNNALLASGTILAPTIIPACSRGKNGHTAPSDRITLAAVGVRGRGNTNLTGLLKQKGVQVVVACDLDTHFLTKMQNAIWSIYENKDCRAYTDYRELLEKESVDTAVISVPDHWHMLLYNAFANKKIDIYGEKPLVRKIEEGKKLVKTIEDNDIVFQTGSQQRSMKHFRHACELVANGVLGKIERIEVGIPNMTKEIGIPPIQEPPKEIDYNFWVGPAEYLEYRGVLHGHWRWLRNYSGGQLTDWVGHHMDIALWSMEANNAEPVEITGDATFRENTIFDVPYSFDIQMNMSNEVPVRLCSESFTPHKHGVCWYGENGWLYASRKEGLKASNENILKEVIPENGIHLYESGNHYKNFIDCVKSREKTVAPVDAGFRSITAGLLGEIAYLTGETIHWNPIKQELVNASPEALALSTREYREPWVF; encoded by the coding sequence ATGAACAATACAAGCAGACGCAACTTCCTAAAGAACAACGCATTACTGGCTTCCGGAACGATATTGGCACCAACAATAATCCCGGCTTGCTCGCGCGGGAAAAACGGTCATACAGCCCCCAGCGACAGGATTACACTTGCAGCAGTAGGTGTACGCGGCAGAGGAAATACCAACTTAACAGGTTTATTAAAACAAAAGGGAGTTCAGGTAGTTGTAGCCTGCGATTTAGACACGCACTTTTTAACGAAAATGCAGAATGCAATTTGGTCAATATATGAGAATAAAGATTGTAGAGCATATACAGACTACCGCGAACTCCTGGAAAAAGAATCGGTTGACACAGCTGTGATTTCGGTACCAGACCATTGGCACATGTTGCTGTATAATGCTTTTGCCAATAAAAAAATTGACATTTATGGAGAAAAGCCTTTGGTTCGAAAAATTGAAGAGGGAAAGAAACTAGTTAAAACAATTGAAGACAACGACATTGTTTTTCAAACCGGAAGCCAGCAGAGGAGCATGAAACACTTTAGGCACGCCTGCGAGCTGGTTGCCAATGGTGTACTTGGTAAAATTGAACGCATTGAAGTTGGCATACCAAATATGACAAAAGAAATAGGAATACCTCCGATACAAGAACCGCCCAAAGAAATTGATTATAATTTCTGGGTTGGTCCGGCTGAATATCTGGAATACAGGGGTGTTTTACACGGACATTGGCGCTGGTTAAGAAACTACTCTGGCGGACAACTAACCGATTGGGTTGGACACCACATGGATATTGCTTTATGGTCGATGGAAGCCAATAATGCAGAACCGGTAGAAATTACAGGAGATGCTACTTTCCGCGAAAATACAATTTTTGATGTTCCGTACTCTTTCGATATTCAAATGAATATGTCAAATGAAGTTCCTGTTCGTTTGTGCAGCGAATCGTTTACACCACACAAACATGGAGTTTGCTGGTACGGTGAAAATGGCTGGTTATACGCCAGCAGAAAAGAGGGGCTAAAAGCCAGCAACGAAAATATACTGAAAGAAGTTATTCCTGAAAATGGCATTCATCTTTACGAATCGGGCAATCATTATAAAAACTTTATCGACTGTGTAAAATCAAGAGAAAAAACGGTTGCTCCTGTTGACGCAGGTTTCCGTTCAATTACAGCCGGTTTGCTGGGAGAGATTGCTTACCTTACCGGAGAAACCATTCACTGGAATCCGATAAAACAGGAACTTGTAAATGCAAGCCCAGAAGCACTTGCACTGTCCACGCGAGAATATAGAGAGCCTTGGGTATTTTAG